The Mycobacterium seoulense genome has a window encoding:
- the panD gene encoding aspartate 1-decarboxylase, which produces MLRTMLKSKIHRATVTQADLHYVGSVTIDADLMDAADLLEGEQVTIVDIDNGARLVTYAITGERGSGVIGINGAAAHLVHPGDLVILIAYGTMEDAEARSYRPRIVFVDTDNKPIDLGDDPAFVPADAAELLDPRIVAR; this is translated from the coding sequence ATGCTACGGACGATGCTCAAGTCGAAGATCCACCGCGCCACCGTCACGCAGGCTGACCTGCACTACGTGGGCTCGGTGACCATCGACGCCGACCTGATGGACGCTGCGGACCTGCTCGAGGGCGAGCAGGTGACCATCGTCGACATCGACAACGGCGCCCGCCTGGTCACCTACGCGATCACCGGGGAGCGCGGCAGCGGCGTGATCGGAATCAACGGAGCGGCAGCCCATCTCGTGCACCCGGGCGATCTGGTGATCCTGATCGCGTACGGGACCATGGAAGACGCCGAGGCGCGGTCCTACCGGCCGCGGATCGTGTTCGTCGACACCGACAACAAGCCGATCGACCTGGGTGACGATCCGGCCTTCGTCCCCGCCGACGCCGCCGAGCTGTTGGATCCCCGAATCGTCGCGCGGTAA
- the panC gene encoding pantoate--beta-alanine ligase — MTPGRPPAFKAGELNLYSRPSDVTDVCRALRHTGRRVMLVPTMGALHDGHLTLVRAAKRVPGAVVAVSIFVNPLQFGAGEDLDAYPRTLDDDLALLRGEGVEIVFAPTAAAMYPDGLRTTVQPGPLAADLEGGPRPTHFAGVLTVVCKLLQIVRPDRVFFGEKDYQQLVLIRQMVADLNIDVGVVGVPTVREADGLAMSSRNRYLDPAQREAAVAVSAALTAAAHAADAGPRAALDAARAVLEAVPELTVDYLELRGADLGPLQDNRTGRLLVAVRLGRTRLLDNIAIELGTETTSPAPVGPDGYRHTRESSWRN, encoded by the coding sequence ATGACACCGGGAAGGCCGCCCGCGTTCAAGGCCGGCGAACTCAACCTGTACTCGCGTCCGAGCGACGTCACCGACGTCTGTCGCGCGCTGCGTCACACCGGCCGCCGGGTGATGCTGGTCCCCACCATGGGCGCGCTGCACGACGGTCACCTGACCCTGGTCCGCGCCGCCAAGCGGGTGCCCGGCGCGGTGGTGGCGGTGTCGATCTTCGTCAACCCCCTCCAGTTCGGCGCCGGAGAAGACCTCGACGCCTACCCGCGGACCCTGGACGACGACCTGGCGCTGCTGCGCGGCGAAGGCGTCGAGATCGTGTTCGCGCCAACGGCGGCGGCGATGTATCCCGACGGCCTGCGCACCACCGTGCAGCCCGGCCCACTGGCCGCCGACCTCGAGGGTGGTCCGCGACCGACCCACTTCGCCGGCGTGCTGACCGTGGTCTGCAAGCTGCTGCAGATCGTTCGGCCCGACCGGGTGTTCTTCGGCGAGAAGGACTATCAGCAACTGGTGCTGATCCGGCAGATGGTCGCCGACCTGAACATCGACGTCGGGGTGGTCGGCGTGCCCACCGTCCGCGAAGCCGACGGGCTGGCCATGTCGTCACGCAACCGCTACCTCGATCCGGCGCAGCGCGAGGCCGCCGTGGCGGTGTCGGCGGCGCTGACCGCGGCGGCGCACGCCGCCGACGCCGGGCCGCGGGCGGCGCTGGACGCCGCGCGCGCGGTGCTCGAGGCGGTGCCCGAGCTCACGGTCGACTACCTCGAGCTGCGCGGTGCGGACCTGGGCCCGTTGCAGGACAACAGAACCGGCCGGTTGCTCGTCGCCGTCCGGCTCGGCCGCACCAGGCTGCTGGACAACATCGCCATTGAACTCGGAACAGAAACGACTTCGCCGGCACCCGTCGGGCCGGACGGATATCGGCACACCCGTGAATCATCTTGGAGGAATTGA
- a CDS encoding Rossmann-like and DUF2520 domain-containing protein has protein sequence MVQFDGLRPARLKVGIISAGRVGTALGVALERADHVVVACSAISHASRQRAQRWLPDTPVVPPPDVAAGAELLLLAVPDSELAGLVSGLAATSSVRPGTIVAHTSGANGVGILAPLTRDGCIPLAIHPAMTFTGSDEDISRLPDTCFGITAADDVGYAIGQSLVLEMGGEPFFVREEARVLYHAALAHAGNHLVTVLADALEALRAALRGSELLGQESVDDQPGGIAERIVGPLARAALENTLQRGQAALTGPVARGDAAAVAGHLAALNQVDPELGQAYRVNALRTARRAHAPADVVRVLAG, from the coding sequence ATGGTGCAGTTCGACGGTTTGCGCCCGGCCAGGCTCAAGGTGGGAATCATCTCGGCCGGCCGGGTGGGCACCGCGCTCGGTGTCGCGCTGGAGCGCGCCGACCACGTGGTGGTGGCGTGCAGCGCCATCTCCCACGCCTCCCGCCAGCGGGCGCAGCGCTGGCTGCCCGATACCCCGGTGGTGCCGCCGCCGGACGTGGCCGCCGGCGCCGAGCTGCTGCTGCTGGCCGTCCCCGACAGCGAACTCGCCGGCCTGGTGTCCGGGCTGGCCGCGACGTCGTCGGTGCGGCCGGGCACGATCGTCGCCCACACCTCCGGCGCCAACGGCGTCGGCATTCTCGCGCCGTTGACCCGGGATGGCTGCATACCGCTCGCGATCCACCCGGCGATGACGTTCACCGGGTCCGATGAGGACATCAGCAGGCTGCCCGACACCTGCTTCGGCATCACCGCGGCCGACGATGTGGGGTATGCGATCGGACAATCGCTCGTCCTGGAGATGGGCGGCGAGCCGTTCTTCGTGCGCGAGGAAGCGCGGGTGCTCTACCACGCGGCCCTGGCGCACGCCGGCAACCACCTGGTGACGGTGCTCGCCGACGCGCTGGAGGCGTTGCGGGCCGCGCTGCGCGGCAGCGAACTGCTCGGGCAAGAATCCGTCGACGACCAACCGGGTGGGATCGCCGAACGCATCGTCGGGCCGCTGGCCCGGGCGGCGCTGGAGAACACCCTGCAACGCGGGCAGGCCGCGCTGACCGGCCCGGTCGCGCGCGGTGACGCGGCCGCGGTCGCCGGGCACCTGGCCGCGCTGAATCAGGTCGATCCCGAACTGGGGCAGGCGTACCGGGTGAACGCCCTGCGGACCGCCCGGCGCGCGCACGCTCCCGCCGACGTCGTCCGGGTGCTGGCGGGATGA